In Deinococcus psychrotolerans, the genomic window GCTGGGCTGGCCTCCGATGCTGCGGACGGCCAGTAAGTGGCTGGGCGGCAGCGGCAACCTGCGGGCCTCAAGGCTGGCGGCGGGTTGGAGCTGCTTACCCGTGCTGCTCTCTTACATTCTGGCTCCGCTGGGCGGCAGCGCCGAGGCGGGAGCCGTGCCCACACTGGGCGGCGTGTTGTTCGGCTTTTTCAGCTTGCTGCTCAGCGTTTGGACGCTGCTGCTCTTGGTGCAGAGCCTCGCCGCCGCCCAGCGCCTGAGCGTGCCCAGAGCGGCGCTGAGCGTGCTGATTGGAGCGGTGATGCTGCTGGCCGCGTTGGTGGCCCTGGGCTTTTTGGCCGCGCTGATCTTGGTGGCGCTGGGCCTCAAGGTAAGCGCTTTGCCGGGGGGAATTTAGGCTGGGAGTTCTCCTACTTATTCCCGCATTTGCCTCAGCAGCCAAAAGCCCAGTACGTCCAGCCCCAACGTGACCGCCAGCGTGCCCAAACCGCTGAGGTCGCCGCGTCCCAAGCTCAAAATCACTCCAATCGCGCCGCCGATATTGAGCAGCACCAGCATGGCCACCATCAGTCCGACAACGCGGCTGTTCACGCCTCACCCGTCATCAGCCGCTGAGCGCCGCTAAGAGTTCGGGGTGGAGCAGCGCACTGGCCGCCACGATGCCGTGTCCGTAAGGCGTCGGCTGGCCGCCGAGGTCGCTGATGACGCCGCCTGCTTCCTCCACGATGAGGCTGCCCGCCGCCGCGTCCCAGCGCTTGAGGCCGGTTTCCCAGTAGCCGTCCATCCGGCCCGAGGCCACGTTGCACAAATCCAGTGCCGCCGCGCCGGGCCTGCGAACCGGCACGCCGAGCGCCAGCAACTTTTCAAGGTAGGTCAGGTTGCTGCGGTCGCTCGCCACGTTGTACGGAAAGCCGGTGGAAATCAGCGCCGGACTGAGCAGGCTCGGCGTGCGCGAGGGCCGAATCCGTGCGCCGTTGAGAAACGCCCCGCCGCCCAAAGTGGCGGTGAACAGCTCACGCCGGGTCGGATCGTAGACTGCGCCCACCACCCGCACGCCGCGCACCTCGAGGGCCACCGAGGCGCAGTAGACCGGATAGCCGCGTGCGTAGTTGACGGTACCGTCCAAGGGATCGACCACCCACAAAAAGTCGCCCTCACCGGCCTGCCCTTCTTCCTCGCCCAGCACGGCGTGGGCCGGATAAGCCGCCGAGATCACGCGCCGAATCTCGGCTTCGCACAGGGCGTCCACTTCGGTCACGAGGTCACTGAAGGTCGTTTTGCTTTTCTCGTCGTGCGCGAGTTCGGCGCGGGCGAGTTGAATGGCTCCGGCAGCGCGGGCCGCTTCGGTGGCCACGTCAAGGTAGGCGGTGAATGCTGGATCAGGCGGAGCAAAGTCAGGCGAGGTCACGCCTCAGTCTAAAGGCTTGCCCCACACCAAAGCCTGACGGCTGGGGGATTTCATCACGTTTTGTGTGCGGCCTGGCCTCAGAATAAGCGCATGATCCGCGCCCGTTCCTTGCTGCTTTGGCCGCTGCTGAGTGTTGTGCTGTCCGGCTGCTTGGCACTGCCCGCCATCGAGCCGCGCACCCTGAACTTCAAAGCTGGCCCCATTGGGAGCGAGATCAAACCGGCCACTCTTCTGGAGACCGGTCTGGTGCCCGCCGACAAACTGGTGAGCGTTGCCGAGGCGCTGGCCCGCGCTCCCGAGGGCAGTTTGCTGCTGCCCTGCTGGCGCACCACCGTTGCCACCAATTTCTGGGGGCCGTGTTCGCATCTGGCCCGCAAGCTGGGGCAAGGCCAGATGGCCGACCAACCGGGCCTGACCCAAACGGCGGGGATTCGGCCCACCGACACGCTGCTGCCGCGCTACGCCGTGATCGTGCTGGACGTGGGCGTCACGTCGGCGCAGTATTTCGCCCTGGAGCGGGCCGCTGAGCAGCTCAAGGGGCAACCTTACAGCTTCAGCGGCGCACCCAACACCAGCTACTGCACGACCTACCAAAACGAGTTGCAGCAAGCCCTGAACCAGCCCGACGTGATTCCTTTCAATCCAGCTTGGAACGGCTACCTGCCCGCCGACGCGCTGGACGTGCCGGGCGTCAAGGTGCTGTGGGTGGGCGTGAATGAGGCGAGCACCTGAGCGTGTAGGCTAAGGCGACATGATTGACCGTTACCTGACGCCCGAAATGAAAGTCCTGTGGAGTGAAGCCAACCGCTACCGTGCTTGGCTCAAAGTCGAACTCAGCGCTTTAGAGGCGCAGGCCCAGCTCGGTGAAGTGCCTGCTGACGCTTACCGCACCCTCGCTCCGCTGACCGGGGCCGACCCCCTCGACGAGGCTTTCGCGGTGCGGGTGGCCGAGATCGAAAACGTGACGCGGCACGACATCGTGGCCTTTACCACCGCCCTGACCGAGCGCTACGGCGATCCGGCCCGCTTCGTGCATCATGGGCTGACCAGCACCGACGTGGTGGACACCGCCCAGAACCTGCTGCTCGACGAAGCGCTGGACATCATTTTGGCCGACGTTGCCGCTCTTCGGGAAGTCTGCCGCGTCCAGGCCGTGACGTACAAGCACACGCCCACGATTGGCCGCACCCACGGCATTCACGCCGAGCCGATGACCTTTGGCCTCAAATTCCTCAACTGGATGACGGCGCTCGACCGCGACCGCGAGCGCCTCAAGGCGGCCCAGCAGCGCGTCCGGGTGGTGATGCTTTCCGGCTCGGTGGGCACCTACGCCCACGTCAGCCCCAAAATCGAAGAAGCGGTGGCCGCCGCCTGGCAGTGGCAACCCGCGCCCGTCACCAATCAAACGCTGGCACGTGACCGCCACGCCGAAGTGCTGTCGGCCATCGCCATTTTGGGCACCACCTTGGAAAAGATTTCGGTGGAAATCCGTCACCTTCAGCGCAGCGAAGTGCGCGAGGCGATGGAGCCGTTCGGCAAAGGGCAAAAAGGCAGTTCCTCGATGCCGCACAAGAAAAACCCGATTTTGACCGAGAATGTCACCGGCATGGCGCGGCTCCTGCGCGGCTATCTGGTGACAGCCCTGGAGAATGTGGCGCTGTGGCACGAGCGCGATATTAGCCATTCCAGCGCCGAGCGGGTCATTTTGCCGGACGCCACCGGCCTGGCGAGCTACGCCACCCGCCGCCTAACCGGGGTGCTGCGCGACCTCGTGGTCTTTCCGGAGCGGATGCTGAAAAACCTCAACGATTTGGGCGGTCTGGTGTTTAGCCAGCGGGTACTGCATCTGCTGATCGACGAAAAGGGGCTGGGCCGTGAAGCCGCCTATTCAATCGTCCAGCGCAACGCCCTGCAAAGCTGGGAAAGCGGCGAGGGCCTGCGCGACCTGCTCAAAGCCGATCCCGAAAACCCGCTGAACGACGCCGATTTGGATGAAGCCTTCAAATTGGAGTGGTATTTGCGCGAGGTGGACGCGATTTACGGACGGTTTGAACTGTAATTTTAGATTCCAATTATTTTTTACTTAGAGAAAACATCGGAGAACTGTTCTACAGTAGGAAACATGTCTGTGAAACACACTGCTTTTGGCCTTTGCAAGCTATGCGGTAAACACTCTCAGCTCATTGAAAGTCACATAATACCCAGAAGCGTAATAAACTGGATAAAGAGAACTTCTGCAACGGGACATCTGCGCAGCTCAATCAATCCTGAGAAAAGAATTCAGGACGGTATTAAAAAACATCTCCTCTGTTCAAATTGCGATGGGAATCTAATTGGTTCAAGTGAGAAGTATTTCATGGAGAAAATATTTCTTCCATACCACGAAGATCGATCACTTGAGATCGACTATACTCAACAATTACATTATTTTGCTGCGTCTCTGGCTTACAGAATTATACTTTTAGAAGAAGAGTCCCCAGACAGAAGGAATGATCTGGATTTTGAAGATTTCAGATCAGCAAAATCCTATCTGAGAAGATACTTGCTGAAATCCACCAGTAAATTGCAAGGAGTGGAACACTTTCTACTCGTTACAAATGACGGCAAGAATACCACCATATGCGATGACAATGACACAATAAAGACAACACATGGTCTACCTCGGGGCTTGGTTTTCCACCTTCTGAGATCGTTTGATAGTTTCGCATTTTATGTGAATAACTATTTAGTGACGATGGCTATGTTACCCGGTTTCATATTCTTCACCGTTCTCAAGCCCCGCAAATATAAGGGGAGACTGGGAAAGAGAGTAGAAACCTCAGGAGGAAAAATAAGATTCGAGATGCGCTTACTGCTCGAAAACGATATATATCAGATGCTACTGGATAGATCCAATAGGCTTTCGGTAGACTATATGTCTCGGCAGCAGTCTGAAAAGTTAGAAGATTTCATATCGAAGAATTCAAACAGATGGAATAACTCTGAGACTAAAAAACTCATTCATTCATTGCATCAAGATTAAAATAATTCAAGAAATTCTACCTTTGATTCACTTACCCAGCTTCATCCAGCGCCCGCGCCAGGTCGTCGGTGGTGGTGGCCTGATACCCGGCCCAGCTTTGCCAGAGCTGCTCCAGCGCCGCGACCGCCTGTGCCAAGCGCTGTTCGACCTCAGGCGTCAGCTCGTCGCCGCTGTCTGCCAGCGCCACCGTCAGATCCAGCTTGGCTTTGAGGTATTTGGCTTGCTCGCCGCGCGTGCCGTCATAGACGTAGACCACTTCTTCCCAGCCGAAATGCAGCCGCCGAAACAGCAGATCGCTCACGGCGCTGTGGCTTCCCAGGCACAGCCGCGCCGCCGGAGTGCCGTCTGGAGCAAACAAACCGCGCCGCAAGCACTCGTCGGCAGCCAAGCCGCTGATGTCGCGGTCAGTGGCGGCCCGAAAGCGGCTGGCGATGTGGTGCCGGGCAGCGTCTTGCAGTGCATAGGTCATAACTTAGAGGATTATATTACGCTCCTTGCAGAATAACAAGCGCCCTTGCGCTGGCCCACCGAAGCCAATCGACGCAGCCAAGGGCTTAGCCTTTCTCATCGGAGAATCAGCCGGGCTGTTGCCACCGCCTCACTTCTCAGGCTGCTGTACAGCAAAAAATGAGATGGCCCCGCTCAAAGTCAGCCGACAAATCCACTGGCGACAGATGAGGACGCTCTGGAACAATTCTTTATAAAAAGTAACTTTCTTACATTTCCAGTGACGAAAAGTGTACGCTGACCGCATGTGGCCATTTGGAAAATCGACTGCCGACCGTGTGAAAGAAGCCCTCAATGCCCAGCCCCAACTCAAGGATCTGGGCCTTCAAGTCAGCGAAAGTGGCGGCAATGTCAGCGTGACTGGCATGGTGCCCAATGAGCGCTACGGCCAACTCGTCAATGTGGTGGCCGAAGGGATCAACGGCGTCAAGAGTGTGGACATCAGCGGCTTGGTGGCTCAGCAAAACACCAGCGAAGTGCAGGTGAGTGCCCCGACACCCACCGCCGATGTCGGCAGCAGCGACGACGTGACCGAATCCGGCTCGCAGGGCGGCAGCGTGATGCAGAGTGATCCTGCCCAGAGCAGCTCCGCGAACAGCAGTGTGGACGCCGCTATCGCCGCCGCTGTGGACAACAGCAAAATCGCCAAAGCGGTTTACCACGCTATTCGCAGCAACGGCGAACTGGCCGACGATCCGATTGACGTGCTGCAAAGCGGCAAGAGCGTCATCTTGCGCGGCGCGGTCGACAGCGACCACGAGCAGCGCCTCGCTGAGCAAATCGCACGCGGCGTCGAAGGCGTGTCAGGCGTGGACATCAGCGGTCTGAAAGTGGTGGCGCAGGCCAAAGAGATGCACAAAGACCGCGACGAAGTGAGCGGCGACGCCACCTACACCGTCAAGTCGGGCGATACCCTCAGCGCCATTGCCGAGAAGTATTTCGGTGACGCCATGCGCTACAAAGACATTGCCCACCTCAACAACATCTCCAACCCCGACGCCATTCAGGCCGGGCAAGTCCTCAAGATTCCCAGCGCTTAACCCCGCCTGAGTTCAGCGCCGCTTCCCGAGTTGTGGGGGCGGCGCTTTTTTGTGGCCACGCCAGCTTTCACGGCCAGAGATCGCTCATCGGCGTCGCGCGGGCGGCTTCCCGCAGCGGCGGCACACCGAGGTGGTCTTCCATGCTGCGCAGCAAAGAGTAATGGTTGTATGGCTGATCGCTGACCTTGCCGCCCTGCCCGCCCGGCGTCAAGAGGATGGTCGCCACCCGTCCCCCGCCGCCCTGCTGATCCTCGCCTTCGTCGAAGGTGATGATCAACGCCGCGCCGGGTTTCCAAACGGAAGAGGCCATGATCTGGTCGGCCCACTTTTTGACGAAAGCGTCGCCTGTGCGCTCCACGTTGGCGCGGCCCAAGCAGCGCAAGTCGCCGTGCAGGTCGTGGCACAAATCTGGCACTAGCAAGGAGAAATTGGGCACTTGGCCGCGCTGCAAGTCGGTCTGAAGTTGCTCAAACGGCACGACGTTGGCAAGCTGTTTCGGCTGCTTGACAAGGTCGCTGCTGAGCATGAACGGGTTGTGCTTTTTGCCATAGAGCCCGGCGTAGTTCACGTTGGAACCGGCCGCCGGCAAGCCCTGCATATAGCCTTTCCAGGTCAGGCGCTGATCTGCGAGTTGCGAGGCCAGTGTCGCGCCCACAAATGACTGCGCCGGGTCGTCGCCTACCATGTTCATGGTGCTGCCCGCGATGAGAGCCACGTAATTGGGCAAACTGGGATGGGTCACGCCAGTATAGTTGCGGGCCAGTGCGCCGCGCTTTGCCAGCGCATTGAGTGTAGGCAGATTGGGATTGCCGATCACTTGGCCGTAACTGTGGTTTTCAAGGATCAGCAGAAAAATGTGCGGCGAGTTTGAAGCAGTCGGCGGAACTTGAGCCGAACTGAGTGAGAAACCCAGTAAGCCGAGCAGTATGAACGAGCGGCCCAATTTGTTCTGAGCATGTTTTTTAAGTCCTGACATCAAGCCTCCACTTCCTCTCACCGCACCCACCAGCACAGTACCCCACTGCTTACGGCCTGAACGCGCCGCCCAGCAGCGCCGCCAACCCCTGCACCGCTGTCAACGTTCCCGCC contains:
- a CDS encoding YIP1 family protein codes for the protein MSLPDFASGPVSPWRLMWTAPAATLNNMLQHGQGDAWALPLLFGAGLLSSLAPQVREMLVPMLPSGTNVFTVAVVSGVLLGGLQALGWPPMLRTASKWLGGSGNLRASRLAAGWSCLPVLLSYILAPLGGSAEAGAVPTLGGVLFGFFSLLLSVWTLLLLVQSLAAAQRLSVPRAALSVLIGAVMLLAALVALGFLAALILVALGLKVSALPGGI
- a CDS encoding BON domain-containing protein, whose product is MWPFGKSTADRVKEALNAQPQLKDLGLQVSESGGNVSVTGMVPNERYGQLVNVVAEGINGVKSVDISGLVAQQNTSEVQVSAPTPTADVGSSDDVTESGSQGGSVMQSDPAQSSSANSSVDAAIAAAVDNSKIAKAVYHAIRSNGELADDPIDVLQSGKSVILRGAVDSDHEQRLAEQIARGVEGVSGVDISGLKVVAQAKEMHKDRDEVSGDATYTVKSGDTLSAIAEKYFGDAMRYKDIAHLNNISNPDAIQAGQVLKIPSA
- the purB gene encoding adenylosuccinate lyase, giving the protein MIDRYLTPEMKVLWSEANRYRAWLKVELSALEAQAQLGEVPADAYRTLAPLTGADPLDEAFAVRVAEIENVTRHDIVAFTTALTERYGDPARFVHHGLTSTDVVDTAQNLLLDEALDIILADVAALREVCRVQAVTYKHTPTIGRTHGIHAEPMTFGLKFLNWMTALDRDRERLKAAQQRVRVVMLSGSVGTYAHVSPKIEEAVAAAWQWQPAPVTNQTLARDRHAEVLSAIAILGTTLEKISVEIRHLQRSEVREAMEPFGKGQKGSSSMPHKKNPILTENVTGMARLLRGYLVTALENVALWHERDISHSSAERVILPDATGLASYATRRLTGVLRDLVVFPERMLKNLNDLGGLVFSQRVLHLLIDEKGLGREAAYSIVQRNALQSWESGEGLRDLLKADPENPLNDADLDEAFKLEWYLREVDAIYGRFEL
- a CDS encoding inositol monophosphatase family protein: MTSPDFAPPDPAFTAYLDVATEAARAAGAIQLARAELAHDEKSKTTFSDLVTEVDALCEAEIRRVISAAYPAHAVLGEEEGQAGEGDFLWVVDPLDGTVNYARGYPVYCASVALEVRGVRVVGAVYDPTRRELFTATLGGGAFLNGARIRPSRTPSLLSPALISTGFPYNVASDRSNLTYLEKLLALGVPVRRPGAAALDLCNVASGRMDGYWETGLKRWDAAAGSLIVEEAGGVISDLGGQPTPYGHGIVAASALLHPELLAALSG
- a CDS encoding alkaline phosphatase family protein codes for the protein MSGLKKHAQNKLGRSFILLGLLGFSLSSAQVPPTASNSPHIFLLILENHSYGQVIGNPNLPTLNALAKRGALARNYTGVTHPSLPNYVALIAGSTMNMVGDDPAQSFVGATLASQLADQRLTWKGYMQGLPAAGSNVNYAGLYGKKHNPFMLSSDLVKQPKQLANVVPFEQLQTDLQRGQVPNFSLLVPDLCHDLHGDLRCLGRANVERTGDAFVKKWADQIMASSVWKPGAALIITFDEGEDQQGGGGRVATILLTPGGQGGKVSDQPYNHYSLLRSMEDHLGVPPLREAARATPMSDLWP